In Georgenia soli, a genomic segment contains:
- a CDS encoding VOC family protein, with amino-acid sequence MNITSSAVSLNVADPAASARFLVDHFGFAEQMSADGFSSLARPDAGFNVVYLRTGMPTLPPDQRDVHAQGQILAFVVDDLEGELARLQEEGVGITMPLTVEEWGERAFQVRDPNGVIVQLVDWNGPTAQ; translated from the coding sequence GTGAACATCACCTCATCCGCCGTCAGCCTCAACGTCGCCGACCCGGCCGCCTCGGCGCGGTTCCTCGTCGACCACTTCGGCTTCGCCGAGCAGATGTCGGCCGACGGCTTCTCCTCGCTCGCCCGTCCGGACGCCGGGTTCAACGTCGTCTACCTGCGCACCGGCATGCCGACCCTGCCGCCGGACCAGCGCGACGTCCACGCCCAGGGGCAGATTCTCGCGTTCGTCGTGGACGACCTCGAGGGCGAGCTCGCCCGCCTGCAGGAGGAGGGGGTGGGAATCACCATGCCGCTGACCGTGGAGGAGTGGGGCGAGCGCGCCTTCCAGGTCCGCGACCCCAACGGCGTCATCGTCCAGCTTGTCGACTGGAACGGGCCGACGGCGCAGTAG
- a CDS encoding gluconokinase, with product MTEASTAATMSPWPKKARGPRHLVVMGVSGGGKTTIAMMLAGKLGYIFAEGDEFHSEANREKMRSGTPLNDDDRAPWLQSIQDWMTAEAQVGHSTVVTCSALKRKYRDVLRGAEGSTIFVHMAPPVDLTLERMNRRKGHYMPASLLDSQIDTLEELEPDEDGFKVHNVGTPTEVLAEVLDHLKDR from the coding sequence ATGACCGAGGCGAGCACCGCCGCCACCATGTCGCCGTGGCCGAAGAAGGCGCGCGGCCCGCGCCACCTCGTGGTGATGGGCGTCTCCGGCGGCGGCAAGACGACGATCGCGATGATGCTCGCGGGCAAGCTCGGCTACATCTTCGCCGAGGGCGACGAGTTCCACAGCGAGGCCAACCGCGAGAAGATGCGCTCCGGTACCCCGCTGAACGACGACGACCGCGCCCCGTGGCTGCAGTCCATCCAGGACTGGATGACCGCCGAGGCTCAGGTGGGGCACTCCACCGTGGTCACCTGCTCGGCCCTGAAGCGCAAGTACCGGGACGTCCTGCGCGGCGCCGAGGGGAGCACGATCTTCGTGCACATGGCGCCGCCGGTCGACCTCACGCTCGAGCGCATGAACCGCCGCAAGGGCCACTACATGCCGGCCAGCCTGCTCGACTCGCAGATCGACACGCTCGAGGAGCTCGAGCCGGACGAGGACGGCTTCAAGGTCCACAACGTCGGCACGCCCACCGAGGTGCTGGCGGAGGTCCTCGACCACCTCAAGGACCGCTGA
- a CDS encoding SGNH/GDSL hydrolase family protein, with protein sequence MRLPVGAPAGPPDGVVPGAAPVLRLVVLGESTAAGTGAPTYETGMAGHLARQLAADGRQVAWRSLGRNGARARVVTRDLVPRMNDGGAPSHVVVLIGINDLQRSWRGAWARDVADLLRVVQRTSPDARVVVSGLPDVTAIPALPPPLGPVLARRARRFGWATERAAAASGAVYVPVDHLALNPADFSADGLHPGPDGYARWARHLAPYLTR encoded by the coding sequence GTGCGCCTCCCGGTCGGTGCGCCCGCCGGCCCGCCGGACGGCGTCGTGCCGGGCGCCGCTCCCGTTCTGCGGCTGGTGGTGCTGGGGGAGTCGACGGCGGCCGGTACGGGTGCCCCGACCTACGAGACCGGTATGGCCGGTCACCTCGCGCGCCAGCTTGCCGCGGACGGCCGGCAGGTGGCCTGGCGCTCGCTGGGCCGGAACGGAGCCCGCGCGCGGGTGGTGACCCGTGACCTCGTGCCCCGGATGAACGACGGCGGTGCCCCCAGCCACGTCGTGGTGCTCATCGGCATCAACGATCTGCAGCGCTCGTGGCGGGGTGCGTGGGCGCGAGACGTCGCCGATCTGCTGCGCGTGGTGCAGCGGACGTCCCCGGACGCCCGCGTCGTCGTCAGCGGGCTCCCGGACGTCACGGCCATCCCGGCGCTCCCGCCGCCGCTCGGCCCGGTGCTCGCCCGCCGGGCACGGCGCTTCGGGTGGGCGACCGAGCGCGCGGCGGCGGCGAGCGGCGCCGTCTACGTCCCCGTCGACCACCTGGCGCTCAACCCGGCGGACTTCTCCGCCGACGGCCTGCACCCCGGCCCCGACGGGTACGCCCGCTGGGCCAGACACCTCGCGCCGTACCTCACGAGGTAA
- a CDS encoding class I SAM-dependent methyltransferase has protein sequence MSETFWDRVAQTYDADQVHISGPDLASKIGARLAADLHGEVVELACGTGQHTLAYAPRCSSVIATDLSAPMLKEAGRKLGSLPNVTVRPADATSTGLPEGSADAVVAVNLLHIVPDPAAMLAEARRLLRPGGVLVVADATGQGLSPRQMVVSMWQILRRWGLRSGGGNLNQRALERLVHQAGFVQLRGELLTGRRMNAAYVRAVRPA, from the coding sequence ATGTCGGAGACGTTCTGGGACCGGGTGGCGCAGACCTACGACGCCGACCAGGTGCACATCAGCGGTCCTGACCTGGCGTCGAAGATCGGCGCGCGGCTGGCCGCCGACCTCCACGGCGAGGTGGTGGAGCTCGCCTGCGGCACCGGGCAGCACACCCTCGCGTACGCGCCCCGGTGCTCCAGCGTGATCGCCACCGACCTCTCGGCCCCGATGCTGAAGGAGGCCGGACGCAAGCTCGGCTCGCTGCCGAACGTGACGGTGCGACCGGCTGACGCGACGTCCACCGGCCTGCCCGAGGGTTCCGCGGACGCCGTCGTCGCGGTCAACCTCCTGCACATCGTCCCCGACCCGGCCGCGATGCTGGCCGAGGCGCGTCGGCTGCTGCGTCCGGGAGGTGTGCTCGTCGTCGCCGACGCCACCGGGCAGGGACTCTCACCCCGGCAGATGGTCGTCAGCATGTGGCAGATCCTGCGGCGCTGGGGGCTGCGGTCCGGCGGTGGGAACCTGAACCAGAGGGCGCTGGAGAGGCTCGTGCACCAGGCCGGCTTCGTGCAGCTGCGTGGAGAGCTGCTCACCGGACGGCGGATGAACGCGGCGTACGTCCGGGCCGTGAGACCGGCCTAG
- a CDS encoding Gfo/Idh/MocA family protein, whose protein sequence is MTSRTGLEQVRWGIIGAGAVAERKSGPGFQRAERSSLVAVMRRDGTKAADFARRHGVPRWYDDADALVADPEVDAVYVATPPGSHREHVLRAAAAGKPVYVEKPMARTADECEEMIDACAGARVPLFVAYYRRAMPRFVRVKELLDGGAVGAVRAVAVRLQRPAPAWEGGEMPWRLQPEIAGGGLFVDLGTHTLDLLDHLLGPIETVAGTATNLSGLSAAEDHVAAAFTFASGVVGTGLWAFDAAHPRDEVEIVGTAGSLIFSSFGEEPLVLRTARGEERIDAPYPEVVQQPLIQLVVDELTGRGTCPSTGESALRTARVVDALLEDHRARTEQGVAAAR, encoded by the coding sequence ATGACGTCACGGACGGGGCTCGAGCAGGTTCGCTGGGGGATCATCGGCGCCGGCGCGGTCGCCGAGCGCAAGTCCGGGCCGGGCTTCCAGCGCGCCGAGCGTTCCTCGCTCGTGGCCGTGATGCGGCGCGACGGCACGAAGGCCGCCGACTTCGCCCGCCGCCACGGCGTGCCGCGCTGGTACGACGACGCCGACGCGCTGGTGGCCGACCCCGAGGTGGACGCCGTCTACGTCGCCACCCCGCCCGGCAGCCACCGCGAGCACGTCCTGCGCGCGGCGGCGGCGGGAAAGCCGGTGTACGTCGAGAAGCCCATGGCCCGCACCGCCGACGAGTGCGAGGAGATGATCGACGCCTGCGCCGGCGCCCGCGTGCCCCTCTTCGTGGCCTACTACCGCCGGGCGATGCCCCGGTTCGTCCGCGTCAAGGAGCTTCTCGACGGCGGCGCCGTCGGCGCCGTCCGGGCGGTCGCCGTCCGCCTGCAGCGCCCGGCGCCCGCCTGGGAGGGCGGCGAGATGCCCTGGCGGCTGCAGCCGGAGATCGCGGGCGGCGGGCTGTTCGTCGACCTCGGCACGCACACCCTCGACCTCCTCGACCACCTGCTCGGCCCGATCGAGACTGTCGCCGGGACCGCCACCAACCTCTCCGGGCTGTCCGCGGCCGAGGATCACGTGGCCGCCGCGTTCACCTTCGCGTCCGGTGTCGTCGGCACGGGGCTGTGGGCGTTCGACGCCGCGCACCCCCGCGACGAGGTGGAGATCGTCGGGACCGCCGGCTCGCTGATCTTCTCCAGCTTCGGCGAGGAACCGCTGGTGCTGCGCACCGCGCGCGGCGAGGAGCGCATCGACGCGCCCTATCCCGAGGTCGTGCAGCAGCCGCTCATCCAGCTGGTCGTCGACGAGCTGACCGGCCGTGGGACCTGCCCGAGCACCGGCGAGAGCGCGCTGCGCACGGCGAGGGTCGTGGACGCGCTGCTCGAGGACCACCGGGCGCGCACCGAGCAGGGCGTCGCCGCCGCACGGTGA
- a CDS encoding 2,3-bisphosphoglycerate-dependent phosphoglycerate mutase yields MDGSLGALVLVRHGESVGNALEIFTGVLDLDLTPAGEEACRVAGDRLAGAGFAPDLVVTSELARGRRTAALVRAALGSTAPVVRTWRLNERNYGALSGHLKAEVLAEHGRELFLHWRRSYAGRPPALDEATLALWRRLPPFDRLPTEALTPTESLADVVTRLRPWLPELRAHLAGGRNVLVVAHGNSLRALCALLDDLGPAELAALNLPNARPLRYDLVDDGDRLRPLVRGGTYLDPEAARAEALLIAAQGGT; encoded by the coding sequence GTGGACGGCTCTCTCGGCGCTCTGGTGCTCGTGCGCCACGGCGAGTCCGTCGGCAACGCGCTGGAGATCTTCACCGGCGTCCTCGACCTCGACCTCACCCCGGCGGGCGAGGAGGCGTGCCGTGTCGCGGGCGACCGGCTCGCCGGCGCCGGGTTCGCGCCGGACCTCGTCGTCACGTCCGAGCTCGCCCGCGGTCGCCGCACCGCCGCGCTCGTCCGCGCGGCCCTCGGATCGACGGCCCCGGTCGTGCGCACGTGGCGGCTCAACGAGCGCAACTACGGCGCCCTGTCCGGCCACCTGAAGGCGGAGGTGCTCGCCGAGCACGGGCGTGAGCTCTTCCTGCACTGGCGCCGCTCCTACGCCGGGCGGCCCCCGGCGCTCGACGAGGCCACCCTCGCCCTGTGGCGCCGGCTTCCCCCGTTCGACCGGCTCCCCACGGAGGCCCTGACGCCCACCGAGTCGCTCGCCGACGTCGTCACGCGGCTGCGGCCCTGGCTCCCGGAGCTGCGCGCGCACCTCGCCGGCGGCCGGAACGTCCTCGTGGTCGCCCACGGGAACTCCCTGCGGGCCCTGTGCGCGCTGCTCGACGACCTGGGCCCGGCCGAGCTCGCGGCGCTCAACCTGCCAAACGCCCGCCCGCTGCGTTACGACCTCGTCGACGACGGCGACCGGCTGCGCCCGCTCGTCCGCGGCGGCACGTACCTCGACCCCGAGGCAGCCCGGGCCGAGGCGCTCCTCATCGCCGCTCAGGGCGGGACCTGA
- a CDS encoding ABC transporter permease translates to MSGAVLGDAFAYLNDPLSWTGPGGILDLLGDHLWMTFVAVLLAAVVALPLGLWFGHAGRGGAAVVATANLTRALPTLALLYIFTAALGLGQWPTILAVAVFAVPPILSNTWTGLRDVDPAARDAGVGMGMSGARLLRDVELPLALPLVAAGLRTAVVQVVATVSLASLVGGGGLGLIISNGIFTQRYGQALAGALLVVVLCLGLEGLLAGVQHLLTPRAMRAAHGRRRGVTVADPAPAGA, encoded by the coding sequence ATGAGCGGGGCGGTGCTCGGCGACGCCTTCGCCTACCTCAACGACCCGCTCAGCTGGACCGGCCCCGGCGGGATCCTCGACCTGCTCGGCGACCACCTGTGGATGACGTTCGTGGCGGTGCTGCTCGCCGCCGTCGTCGCCCTGCCGCTCGGACTGTGGTTCGGGCACGCCGGCCGCGGCGGCGCCGCGGTGGTGGCCACCGCGAACCTCACCCGGGCCCTGCCCACGCTGGCCCTGCTCTACATCTTCACGGCCGCACTGGGCCTCGGGCAGTGGCCCACCATCCTCGCCGTCGCCGTCTTCGCCGTGCCCCCGATCCTGTCGAACACGTGGACCGGCCTGCGCGACGTCGACCCCGCGGCCCGCGACGCCGGCGTCGGGATGGGTATGTCCGGGGCCCGGCTGCTGCGCGACGTCGAACTTCCCCTCGCGCTGCCGCTCGTCGCCGCGGGCCTGCGCACCGCCGTCGTCCAGGTGGTGGCGACCGTCTCCCTCGCCTCGCTGGTCGGCGGGGGCGGGCTGGGGCTGATCATCTCCAACGGGATCTTCACCCAGCGCTACGGCCAGGCGCTGGCGGGGGCGCTCCTCGTCGTCGTCCTCTGCCTCGGGCTCGAGGGTCTGCTCGCCGGGGTGCAGCACCTGCTGACCCCGCGCGCCATGCGGGCGGCGCACGGGCGCCGCCGCGGCGTCACGGTCGCCGACCCGGCTCCGGCCGGAGCGTGA
- a CDS encoding histidine phosphatase family protein yields MRLILVRHGQTSSNVGGLLDTAEPGADLTDLGREQAAALPAALGEEPIDLIVASTLVRTQQTAHPLAAHAGLETLVRRGVREVHAGDLEMRGDMASVRTYLGTIFEWSAGNLDARVPGGESGAEFFARYDEVVAEVAATGAGTAVVVSHGAAIRSWVAARTDNVSIDHAATHPVTNTGAVVLEGSLEDGWTALTWEGHALGGPAVDRPEADGAAAEPVDVQG; encoded by the coding sequence ATGCGACTGATCCTTGTGCGGCACGGCCAGACCAGCTCCAACGTCGGCGGCCTGCTCGACACCGCCGAGCCCGGGGCCGACCTGACCGACCTGGGCCGGGAGCAGGCCGCAGCCCTGCCGGCGGCGCTCGGCGAGGAGCCGATCGACCTCATCGTCGCCTCCACCCTGGTGCGCACGCAGCAGACGGCCCACCCGCTGGCCGCTCACGCCGGCCTGGAGACCCTCGTGCGACGCGGCGTCCGGGAGGTCCACGCCGGCGACCTGGAGATGCGCGGTGACATGGCCTCCGTGCGCACCTACCTCGGCACGATCTTCGAGTGGAGCGCCGGGAACCTCGACGCTCGCGTCCCGGGTGGGGAGAGCGGCGCCGAGTTCTTCGCCCGCTACGACGAGGTGGTCGCGGAGGTGGCGGCGACCGGGGCGGGCACCGCCGTCGTCGTCAGCCACGGCGCCGCGATCCGCTCCTGGGTCGCCGCCCGGACCGACAACGTCAGCATCGACCACGCCGCCACCCACCCGGTGACCAACACCGGCGCGGTCGTCCTCGAGGGCAGCCTGGAGGACGGGTGGACCGCGCTGACGTGGGAGGGGCACGCCCTCGGCGGCCCCGCCGTAGACCGGCCCGAGGCCGACGGCGCAGCCGCCGAGCCCGTCGACGTCCAGGGCTGA
- a CDS encoding TetR/AcrR family transcriptional regulator, producing the protein MPSPRTSTGDPARTIALLWRHSLDERASARGPRQRLSLDTIVDTAVELADTDGLDAVTMRRVATAVGTAPMTLYTYVPGKAELLDLMLDHVYSQMLRRTTAERPWRERVREVVLENRALFERHPWAATVSTTRPALGPGALAKYEHELAALDGLGLDDVTMDAALAWVLAFVQGWARTAADAAAARRDSALDEQQWWESAGPLLGQVVDPGAFPLASRVGSAAGQAQGAAWEAGRAFDFGLARVLDGLAALIER; encoded by the coding sequence GTGCCCTCACCGCGAACCAGCACCGGAGACCCGGCCCGCACGATCGCCCTGCTCTGGCGCCACTCCCTCGACGAGCGCGCGTCCGCCCGCGGTCCCCGGCAGCGCCTGAGCCTCGACACGATCGTCGACACGGCGGTGGAGCTGGCCGACACCGACGGACTCGACGCCGTCACCATGCGCCGGGTGGCGACCGCCGTCGGCACCGCACCGATGACGCTGTACACCTACGTGCCGGGCAAGGCCGAGCTGCTCGACCTCATGCTCGACCACGTCTACTCGCAGATGCTCCGGCGGACGACGGCGGAGCGGCCCTGGCGCGAGCGGGTCCGGGAGGTGGTGCTGGAGAACCGGGCGCTCTTCGAGCGCCACCCGTGGGCGGCGACCGTCTCGACCACGCGACCCGCCCTCGGGCCCGGGGCGCTGGCCAAGTACGAGCACGAGCTCGCGGCGCTCGACGGCCTCGGCCTGGACGACGTCACGATGGACGCCGCCCTGGCGTGGGTGCTCGCGTTCGTCCAGGGCTGGGCCCGGACGGCGGCCGACGCGGCGGCTGCGCGGCGCGACTCGGCGCTCGACGAGCAGCAGTGGTGGGAGTCGGCGGGACCGTTGCTCGGGCAGGTGGTCGACCCCGGGGCCTTCCCGCTCGCGTCGCGGGTCGGCAGCGCGGCCGGGCAGGCGCAGGGCGCCGCGTGGGAGGCGGGGCGGGCGTTCGACTTCGGGCTCGCCCGGGTGCTCGACGGGCTGGCGGCGCTGATCGAGCGCTGA
- a CDS encoding DUF488 family protein, which translates to MAGEGTTLLTVGHAALDRSALADLLRSAGVTTVVDIRRFPGSRNNPDVRRDALEEWLPGAGISYRWEPRLGGRRHLRKAEDAASPDTWWQVDAFRAYAGWTRDPEFRAAMAELLAEARGPGRVTVMCSEAVWWRCHRRLVADVAVLAHGAEVRHLMHDGGLREHPVAEGARLAEPGEVVWDGGPP; encoded by the coding sequence GTGGCCGGCGAGGGGACGACGCTGCTGACGGTCGGTCACGCGGCGCTCGACCGGTCCGCGCTCGCGGACCTGCTGCGCTCTGCCGGGGTCACCACCGTGGTCGACATCCGCCGATTCCCCGGCTCGCGCAACAACCCGGACGTGCGCCGCGACGCCCTCGAGGAATGGCTGCCCGGCGCCGGGATCAGCTACCGCTGGGAACCTCGGCTCGGCGGGCGGCGTCACCTGCGCAAGGCGGAGGATGCCGCCTCGCCGGACACGTGGTGGCAGGTGGACGCCTTCCGCGCCTACGCCGGGTGGACGCGCGACCCCGAGTTCCGTGCCGCCATGGCCGAGCTGCTCGCGGAGGCGCGGGGACCCGGACGGGTCACCGTGATGTGCTCGGAGGCGGTGTGGTGGCGGTGCCACCGCCGGCTGGTCGCGGACGTCGCGGTCCTCGCGCACGGCGCCGAGGTGCGTCATCTCATGCACGACGGCGGACTGCGGGAGCACCCGGTGGCCGAGGGTGCCCGGCTCGCCGAGCCGGGCGAGGTCGTCTGGGACGGCGGCCCGCCCTGA
- a CDS encoding glycine betaine ABC transporter substrate-binding protein: MRRSVTAVLGGLALLALAACGEPGSAGGGGAATSAAGSTGTSAAAACDPVAGDQIVVLEDDKHLQTVDNVIPAVNADASQPAMIAALDAVSAALDTDKLIDLNKQVDVERNTSNQAAKAFYDSAGIEVGDTSGSGKVVVGAANFSESATLAELYALALTDAGYDVEVRTIGNRETYEPALESGELTVVPEYVGTLTEFLNVKVNGPDATAQDPQASSDLASTTDNLTALGKEVGLVFGKPSDAADQNAYAVTTAFAQEHDVSTLSELADACGELTLGGPVECPDRPFCQPGLEKTYGLKFSEFVSLDAGGPLTKQALTAGDIALGMVFSSDAALATD; the protein is encoded by the coding sequence ATGCGCCGTTCAGTCACCGCCGTCCTGGGCGGACTCGCCCTCCTCGCCCTGGCCGCCTGCGGCGAGCCGGGCTCCGCCGGCGGGGGAGGGGCCGCCACCTCCGCAGCGGGATCGACCGGGACCTCGGCCGCCGCGGCGTGCGACCCGGTGGCGGGCGACCAGATCGTCGTCCTCGAGGACGACAAGCATCTGCAGACCGTCGACAACGTCATCCCGGCGGTCAACGCCGACGCGTCGCAGCCCGCCATGATCGCGGCGCTGGACGCCGTCTCCGCGGCCCTCGACACCGACAAGCTCATCGATCTCAACAAGCAGGTCGACGTCGAGCGGAACACCTCCAACCAGGCCGCGAAGGCCTTCTACGACTCCGCCGGCATCGAGGTCGGCGACACCTCGGGCTCCGGGAAGGTGGTGGTCGGGGCGGCCAACTTCTCCGAGTCCGCCACGCTCGCCGAGCTCTACGCGCTCGCCCTCACCGACGCCGGCTACGACGTCGAGGTCCGCACCATCGGCAACCGCGAGACGTACGAGCCCGCCCTCGAGTCCGGCGAGCTCACCGTCGTGCCCGAGTACGTCGGCACCCTGACCGAGTTCCTCAACGTCAAGGTCAACGGCCCCGACGCCACCGCGCAGGACCCCCAGGCGAGCTCGGACCTGGCCTCCACCACGGACAACCTGACCGCCCTGGGCAAGGAGGTCGGACTGGTCTTCGGCAAGCCGTCCGACGCGGCGGACCAGAACGCCTACGCGGTGACGACGGCGTTCGCCCAGGAGCATGACGTGTCCACGCTGTCCGAGCTTGCCGACGCCTGCGGCGAGCTCACGCTCGGCGGCCCCGTCGAGTGCCCGGACCGGCCGTTCTGCCAGCCGGGGCTGGAGAAGACGTACGGCCTGAAGTTCTCCGAGTTCGTCTCGCTCGACGCCGGCGGACCGCTGACCAAGCAGGCGCTGACGGCCGGGGACATCGCGCTCGGCATGGTGTTCAGCTCCGACGCGGCGCTCGCCACCGACTAG
- a CDS encoding VOC family protein produces MTAWTGPTPTVRPIQFVTDLPTWRRFYTDLGLVGTGEDADGWTVLAAPSGRVALHAAARGGPLEGRTKLGLEVDDLGAYRDAVEAAGLPARPVTLGHGSALEVRVPGIGSVVVDRRQTPAGAAPVTPAVLSVVGLVHTEAVLEGAAAASRLGFRRRITSDGGGWADLVGHGILGLHAGEATTVDGTTACEISLEVGDLAPLLGKVTESGLQAHLIDEAYGRTLRVTMPDGSELWVNETQRDLYGYHVEEETQETR; encoded by the coding sequence ATGACCGCGTGGACCGGCCCGACCCCGACCGTCCGGCCCATCCAGTTCGTCACCGATCTCCCGACCTGGCGCCGGTTCTACACCGATCTCGGCCTCGTCGGCACGGGCGAGGACGCCGACGGCTGGACCGTCCTGGCCGCCCCGTCCGGGCGCGTGGCACTGCACGCCGCCGCGCGCGGTGGTCCGCTCGAGGGTCGCACCAAGCTCGGTCTGGAGGTCGACGACCTGGGCGCCTACCGCGACGCCGTCGAGGCAGCCGGCCTCCCGGCCCGGCCGGTCACACTGGGGCACGGCTCAGCCCTGGAGGTCCGGGTGCCAGGCATCGGCAGCGTCGTCGTCGACCGGAGGCAGACGCCCGCCGGCGCCGCCCCGGTGACGCCCGCTGTGCTCAGCGTCGTCGGGCTGGTCCACACCGAAGCAGTCCTCGAGGGCGCCGCGGCGGCCTCCCGCCTGGGCTTCCGCCGTCGCATCACCTCGGACGGCGGCGGCTGGGCCGACCTTGTCGGGCACGGGATCCTGGGCCTCCACGCGGGCGAGGCAACAACGGTCGACGGCACCACCGCCTGCGAGATCAGCCTCGAGGTCGGTGACCTGGCCCCGCTCCTCGGGAAGGTCACGGAGTCCGGCCTGCAGGCTCACCTCATCGACGAGGCCTACGGCCGGACGCTCCGCGTCACGATGCCCGACGGGAGTGAGCTGTGGGTCAACGAGACCCAGCGCGACCTGTACGGCTACCACGTGGAGGAGGAGACGCAGGAGACACGCTGA
- the pcm gene encoding protein-L-isoaspartate O-methyltransferase, with protein sequence MRTVSEGSRIRAAMSAVDRRSFLPPDQLRFAHADMPLRIGHGATCSQPSTVAAMLELLDPRPGDKVLDVGSGSGWTTALLAHLVAPGGSVLGVELVPALVETGARNLEAAGIAHASIEVAEHGRVGRAAAAPFDRILVSAEARHVPEGLVDQLADGGRMVIPVRGHLLTVDRDGDEVRTQAHGSFSFVPLRAAE encoded by the coding sequence GTGCGCACGGTGTCGGAGGGGTCGCGGATCCGCGCGGCAATGAGCGCCGTGGACCGGCGGTCCTTCCTGCCGCCGGACCAGCTCCGCTTCGCCCATGCCGACATGCCGCTGCGCATCGGCCACGGCGCGACGTGCTCCCAGCCGAGCACCGTGGCCGCCATGCTCGAGCTTCTCGACCCGCGTCCGGGCGACAAGGTGCTCGACGTCGGCTCGGGCTCGGGCTGGACGACAGCGCTGCTCGCCCACCTCGTCGCCCCGGGCGGCAGCGTGCTGGGCGTCGAGCTGGTGCCGGCGCTCGTCGAGACCGGTGCCCGCAACCTCGAGGCGGCGGGCATCGCCCACGCGAGCATCGAGGTCGCGGAGCACGGACGGGTCGGCCGCGCCGCGGCGGCACCGTTCGACCGGATCCTCGTCTCCGCGGAGGCTCGTCACGTCCCTGAGGGGCTGGTGGACCAGCTCGCCGACGGCGGACGCATGGTCATCCCCGTGCGCGGCCACCTCCTCACCGTCGACCGGGACGGTGACGAGGTGCGCACGCAGGCCCACGGCTCGTTCAGCTTCGTGCCGCTCCGCGCGGCCGAGTGA
- a CDS encoding ribbon-helix-helix domain-containing protein yields MADKAQFNVYLPPALVRAVKHRCIDEGVSLSTFVERVLTEYLDEVEPS; encoded by the coding sequence ATGGCCGACAAGGCACAGTTCAACGTGTACCTCCCGCCCGCGCTGGTGCGGGCGGTCAAGCACCGCTGCATCGACGAGGGCGTGTCGCTCTCCACCTTCGTCGAACGCGTCCTGACCGAGTACCTCGATGAAGTGGAGCCCTCATGA
- a CDS encoding phosphoglycerate dehydrogenase, producing MKILLPDTMPLDPSLPDGVSSVVYDATAPVPEEHLDADALVVWGNRQADLAAVAGRMPNLRWVQTLAAGPDSVLSAGFPDEVVVTSGVGLHDATVTEHALALTLALLRRLPQSAAAQREHRWADEIGGLQPLRPDGAVTSLIGARVLVWGFGNIGRTLAPLLRGLGAEVRGVARSAGPRDGFDVIAEDDLTAELARTDVLVMILPATPQTERALDADRLAALPRHAYVVNVGRGTTVDEDALAEALRAGAIAGAAVDVTAVEPLPADSPLWDLPNLVITPHAAGGRPVGADELIAANLAALRAGEPLRNIVAR from the coding sequence ATGAAGATCCTCCTGCCCGACACCATGCCGCTCGACCCGTCCCTGCCCGACGGCGTCTCCTCCGTCGTGTACGACGCGACCGCGCCCGTGCCGGAGGAGCACCTGGACGCCGATGCGCTCGTGGTCTGGGGCAACCGTCAGGCGGACCTCGCCGCCGTCGCCGGCCGCATGCCGAACCTGCGTTGGGTGCAGACGCTGGCCGCGGGCCCCGACTCGGTGCTGTCAGCGGGCTTCCCGGACGAGGTGGTCGTCACCTCCGGCGTCGGGCTGCACGACGCCACGGTGACCGAGCACGCCCTGGCCCTGACGCTGGCGCTGCTCCGGCGGCTGCCGCAGTCGGCCGCCGCGCAGCGCGAGCACCGGTGGGCGGACGAGATCGGCGGGCTCCAGCCGCTCCGGCCCGACGGCGCCGTCACCTCGCTCATCGGTGCGCGCGTCCTCGTGTGGGGCTTCGGCAACATCGGGCGCACCCTGGCGCCGTTGCTGCGCGGGCTCGGGGCGGAGGTGCGCGGGGTGGCGCGCTCGGCCGGCCCGCGCGACGGGTTCGACGTGATCGCCGAGGACGACCTGACCGCCGAGCTGGCACGCACCGACGTCCTCGTCATGATCCTGCCGGCGACGCCGCAGACGGAGCGGGCGCTCGACGCCGACCGGCTCGCCGCGCTCCCGCGCCACGCCTACGTGGTCAACGTCGGCCGCGGGACCACGGTCGACGAGGACGCCCTGGCCGAGGCGCTGCGGGCGGGCGCGATCGCCGGGGCCGCCGTCGACGTCACCGCGGTGGAGCCGCTGCCCGCCGACTCGCCGCTGTGGGACCTGCCCAACCTGGTCATCACCCCGCACGCCGCGGGCGGCCGGCCGGTCGGCGCCGACGAGCTCATCGCCGCGAACCTCGCGGCTCTGCGCGCCGGTGAGCCGCTGCGCAACATCGTCGCACGCTGA